In Actinomycetota bacterium, a single window of DNA contains:
- a CDS encoding STAS domain-containing protein, with protein MAPLLQSAITPADGDAVVTVRGDIDTQTAGQLWRYLSYLVGQGHHHIVLDLRGMILIDSAGVEILARVSEWTRRKGGDLVLRSVSPAVAEQLELARRTQAHRHHPSAAGDRPPSPTR; from the coding sequence ATGGCCCCACTGTTGCAGTCCGCGATTACCCCCGCCGACGGCGACGCCGTTGTCACCGTGCGCGGCGACATCGACACCCAGACCGCCGGCCAGCTCTGGCGGTACCTGAGCTACCTGGTCGGCCAGGGCCACCACCACATCGTGTTGGACCTGCGGGGGATGATCCTGATCGACTCGGCCGGGGTCGAGATCCTGGCCCGGGTGTCGGAGTGGACCCGCCGCAAGGGCGGCGACCTGGTCCTGCGGTCGGTCAGCCCGGCCGTGGCCGAGCAGCTGGAGCTGGCCCGCCGGACCCAGGCCCACCGGCATCATCCCTCGGCCGCCGGCGACCGGCCGCCATCCCCGACGCGATGA
- a CDS encoding cold-shock protein, which translates to MTVGTVKWFNANKGYGFIQPESGNDVFVHASAIQDGVSLQDGQAVEFDITQGQKGPQAANVRAVAAQ; encoded by the coding sequence ATGACTGTTGGAACCGTCAAGTGGTTCAACGCCAACAAGGGCTACGGCTTCATCCAGCCCGAGTCCGGCAACGACGTCTTCGTGCATGCCAGCGCCATCCAAGATGGTGTCTCGCTGCAGGACGGCCAGGCCGTCGAGTTCGACATCACCCAGGGCCAGAAAGGCCCCCAGGCCGCCAACGTGCGGGCGGTCGCCGCCCAGTAG
- a CDS encoding roadblock/LC7 domain-containing protein, which produces MPQLSSEASEFSWLVGNFASRTPGVAHALVVSADGLPVATSERLDRPRADQLAAIASGLASLTQGGARCMDGGLVKQTVVEMDRGLLVVMAISDGSCLAVLAGSSCDVGVVAYEMTVLVSRTGEVLTPRLRAELQDALPP; this is translated from the coding sequence ATGCCCCAGCTCAGCAGCGAAGCCAGCGAGTTCAGCTGGCTGGTCGGCAACTTCGCCAGCCGCACCCCAGGAGTGGCCCACGCGCTGGTGGTGTCGGCCGACGGACTACCGGTCGCGACCTCCGAGCGCCTGGACCGGCCCAGGGCCGACCAGCTCGCCGCCATCGCCTCCGGGCTGGCCAGCCTGACCCAGGGTGGCGCCCGTTGTATGGATGGCGGGCTGGTCAAACAGACAGTGGTTGAGATGGACCGGGGCTTGCTGGTGGTGATGGCCATCAGCGACGGTTCCTGTCTAGCGGTGCTGGCTGGCTCGTCGTGCGATGTGGGCGTGGTTGCCTATGAGATGACCGTGCTGGTCAGCCGCACCGGCGAGGTCCTCACGCCCAGGCTGCGGGCCGAACTCCAAGACGCCCTCCCGCCATGA
- a CDS encoding DUF742 domain-containing protein — MTSANHPAADQQRVRPYAMTGGRTRPTHDPLAIETLVSTTSTVDLTPKLTVEQRAIAVLCHDILSIAEVSAKLHLPLGVVRILVGDMADEHLVVIHRPVHAGDRPDLALLERVLYGLHSI; from the coding sequence ATGACCAGCGCCAACCATCCAGCAGCCGACCAGCAACGGGTCCGTCCCTATGCCATGACCGGCGGGCGTACCCGTCCCACCCACGACCCCCTGGCGATCGAGACGCTGGTCTCCACCACCTCCACTGTGGATCTGACGCCGAAGCTGACCGTGGAGCAGCGGGCCATCGCGGTCCTCTGCCACGACATCCTGTCGATCGCCGAGGTCTCGGCAAAGCTCCACCTTCCCCTCGGCGTCGTCCGCATCCTGGTCGGTGACATGGCCGACGAGCACCTGGTGGTGATCCACCGGCCGGTCCACGCTGGCGACCGTCCTGACCTGGCGCTGCTCGAGCGGGTGCTGTACGGGCTCCACTCGATCTGA